In Actinomycetota bacterium, the DNA window TTCAAGCTCGACGACGTCAGCGAGACGCTCAAGACGCTCGGCGTCCCGGGCATCACGGTGACCGAGTCCCGCGGCTTCGGGCGCCAGCGCGGCCACACCGAGGTCTACCGTGGTGCCGAGTACACCGTGGAGTTCGTGCCCAAGGTCCGCATCGAGGTACTGGTCGAGGACGGCGACGCGGAGCGGGTCGCTGACGCAATCGTGG includes these proteins:
- a CDS encoding P-II family nitrogen regulator, which codes for FKLDDVSETLKTLGVPGITVTESRGFGRQRGHTEVYRGAEYTVEFVPKVRIEVLVEDGDAERVADAIVEAARTGQIGDGKVWVSPVEGVIRVRTGEMGADAL